The Lysobacter panacisoli genome includes a window with the following:
- a CDS encoding glycoside hydrolase family 43 protein: MKRIGTVLSLMLAIALPATAAEPVLFDWFEYRGHDRAFEQPLPPHHYRNPILAGFYPDPSIVRARGKFYLVNSTFSYFPGIPVFESDDLVHWTQIGHVIDRPSQLDFDGLGMSRGVFAPTIEYHDGTFYVVNTAVDNGGNFIVTAKDPAGPWSDPIWLKTIDGIDPSLFFDDDGKVYLLNNDAPEGTPLYDGHRAIWMQELERTTFKPVGPRKVLLNGGVDLSTKPIWIEGPHLYKREGWYYLVCAEGGTGPQHSQVVSRSRSPWGPFQPYAGNPILTQRDLPDDRADAITNAGHADLVEGTDGSWWAVFLASRAYDRVHYNTGRETFLLPVTWKDGWPTILDYGKRIPQVAPSPVFARSDATQAPLSGNFTWRDDFDSKSLDATWMFARVPKQPWADVAAHPGRLAIHPLGERLDTLRNPSYLARRQQHLAFEASTAMAVPKDDGVEAGLAAFQNERHWFTFVARRAADGVHVSLRKRKGEATTTLASATLPATTRELKLKVQADAGDYSFAYDGGSGWTWLKQDEDGTVLSTDVAGGFIGATVGPYARIVRDDQ, encoded by the coding sequence ATGAAGCGGATCGGAACGGTGTTGTCCCTGATGCTCGCCATCGCGCTGCCCGCGACGGCGGCCGAGCCCGTGCTGTTCGACTGGTTCGAGTATCGCGGCCACGATCGCGCCTTCGAACAACCGCTTCCGCCGCACCACTACCGCAACCCGATCCTCGCCGGCTTCTATCCGGACCCGAGCATCGTGCGCGCGCGCGGCAAGTTCTACCTGGTGAACTCCACGTTCTCGTACTTCCCGGGCATTCCGGTGTTCGAGAGCGACGACCTGGTGCACTGGACGCAGATCGGCCACGTCATCGACCGGCCGTCGCAGCTCGACTTCGATGGGCTGGGCATGTCGCGCGGCGTGTTCGCGCCGACGATCGAGTATCACGACGGCACCTTCTACGTGGTCAACACCGCGGTCGACAACGGCGGGAACTTCATCGTCACCGCGAAGGATCCGGCCGGTCCGTGGTCCGATCCGATATGGCTGAAGACCATCGACGGCATCGACCCTTCGCTGTTCTTCGACGACGACGGCAAGGTCTACCTGCTCAACAACGACGCGCCGGAAGGCACGCCGCTGTACGACGGACATCGCGCGATCTGGATGCAGGAACTCGAACGCACGACGTTCAAGCCCGTCGGGCCGCGCAAGGTGCTGCTCAACGGCGGCGTCGACCTGTCGACGAAACCGATCTGGATCGAAGGGCCGCACCTGTACAAGCGCGAGGGCTGGTACTACCTGGTCTGCGCCGAAGGCGGCACCGGACCGCAACACTCGCAGGTCGTCTCGCGCAGCCGTTCGCCGTGGGGGCCGTTCCAGCCGTACGCGGGCAACCCGATCCTCACCCAGCGCGACCTTCCCGACGATCGTGCCGATGCCATCACCAACGCCGGCCATGCCGATCTGGTCGAGGGTACGGATGGCAGCTGGTGGGCCGTGTTCCTGGCCAGTCGTGCGTACGACCGCGTGCACTACAACACCGGTCGCGAAACCTTCCTGCTGCCGGTGACGTGGAAGGATGGCTGGCCGACGATCCTCGACTACGGCAAGCGCATTCCGCAGGTTGCGCCGTCGCCCGTATTCGCCCGTAGCGATGCGACGCAGGCACCGCTGTCGGGCAACTTCACCTGGCGCGACGACTTCGACAGCAAGTCGCTCGATGCGACGTGGATGTTCGCGCGCGTGCCGAAGCAGCCGTGGGCGGACGTCGCCGCGCATCCGGGCCGGCTCGCGATCCATCCGCTGGGCGAAAGGTTGGACACGCTGCGAAATCCGTCGTACCTCGCGCGCCGCCAGCAGCATCTCGCATTCGAGGCGAGCACGGCGATGGCGGTACCGAAGGACGACGGTGTTGAAGCGGGCCTCGCTGCGTTCCAGAACGAGCGTCACTGGTTCACCTTCGTCGCGCGTCGCGCCGCCGACGGCGTCCACGTGTCGCTGCGCAAGCGGAAGGGCGAAGCGACGACCACGCTCGCGAGCGCGACGCTGCCCGCGACGACGCGCGAACTGAAGCTGAAAGTGCAGGCCGATGCAGGCGACTACTCGTTCGCCTACGACGGTGGATCGGGATGGACGTGGCTGAAGCAGGACGAAGACGGCACGGTGCTGAGCACCGACGTCGCCGGCGGTTTCATCGGTGCAACGGTGGGGCCCTATGCGCGCATCGTGCGCGACGACCAGTGA
- the manD gene encoding D-mannonate dehydratase ManD: protein MNAPTASEQSRHGSARDREIVDAKVIVTCPGRNFVTLKITTRSGITGLGDATLNGRELAVASYLQDHLVPNLIGRDAGRIEDIFQFFYRGAYWRRGPVTMTAIAAVDVALWDILGKMAGLPLYQLLGGRSREGALVYGHANGRDIEEASDEVGKYIEKGFLAVRAQCGVPGVKKAYGISTGGKPYEPAESELPAETVWNTPKYLDVVPKLFERLRTDHGNDVELLHDVHHRLSPIEAARLARSLEPYRLFWLEDSTPAENQKSFELIRQHSVTPLAVGEVFNSIWDCKHLIENQLVDYIRTTIVHGGGISHVRRIADFAALHQVRTGFHGATDLSPVCMGAALHFDTWVPNFGIQEYMFHSDETNEVFPHDYTFRDGRLHCGEAPGHGVDIDEKLAARYPYAPKQLPIARLEDGSMWDW from the coding sequence ATGAACGCCCCCACTGCTTCCGAACAGTCACGCCACGGTTCCGCACGCGATCGCGAGATCGTCGATGCGAAGGTCATCGTCACCTGCCCGGGCCGCAACTTCGTCACGCTCAAGATCACCACGCGATCAGGCATCACCGGCCTGGGCGATGCCACGCTCAACGGCCGCGAACTCGCCGTCGCGTCGTACCTGCAGGACCACCTCGTGCCGAACCTGATCGGCCGCGACGCCGGTCGCATCGAGGACATCTTCCAGTTCTTCTATCGCGGAGCCTACTGGCGTCGCGGTCCGGTCACGATGACCGCTATCGCTGCGGTCGACGTGGCGCTGTGGGACATCCTCGGCAAGATGGCGGGCCTGCCGCTGTACCAGCTGCTCGGCGGACGCTCGCGCGAAGGCGCGCTGGTGTACGGCCACGCCAACGGCCGCGACATCGAAGAGGCCAGCGACGAAGTCGGCAAGTACATCGAGAAGGGCTTCCTCGCGGTGCGTGCGCAATGCGGCGTTCCGGGCGTGAAGAAGGCCTACGGCATCTCCACCGGTGGCAAGCCATACGAACCGGCCGAGAGCGAACTGCCGGCCGAAACCGTGTGGAACACGCCGAAGTACCTCGACGTCGTGCCGAAGCTGTTCGAGCGCCTGCGCACCGACCACGGCAACGACGTCGAACTGCTGCACGACGTCCACCATCGCCTCAGCCCGATCGAAGCCGCGCGGCTTGCCCGCAGCCTCGAGCCGTACCGTCTGTTCTGGCTGGAGGATTCCACGCCGGCCGAGAACCAGAAATCCTTCGAACTGATCCGCCAGCATTCGGTCACGCCGCTCGCGGTGGGCGAGGTGTTCAACTCGATCTGGGACTGCAAGCACCTGATCGAGAACCAGCTGGTCGACTACATCCGCACCACCATCGTGCACGGCGGCGGCATCAGCCACGTGCGACGCATCGCCGACTTCGCCGCGCTGCACCAGGTGCGCACCGGCTTCCACGGCGCCACCGATCTGTCGCCGGTGTGCATGGGCGCGGCGCTGCACTTCGACACGTGGGTGCCGAACTTCGGTATCCAGGAATACATGTTCCACTCCGACGAGACCAACGAGGTCTTCCCGCACGACTACACGTTCCGCGACGGCCGCCTGCATTGCGGCGAAGCGCCGGGCCACGGAGTGGACATCGACGAGAAGCTGGCCGCCCGTTACCCATACGCGCCGAAGCAACTGCCGATCGCGCGGCTGGAAGATGGCTCGATGTGGGACTGGTGA
- a CDS encoding sialate O-acetylesterase — MGTARLAPLLGALFAATALAAPAAEGQGTPLLHTMFQDHAVLQREQPIRVYGRAKAGEEVTVALAGKRARARADADGRWSATLPAMKAGGPYTLSASAAGTTQNVSDVLVGDVWLCSGQSNMELQVWRSLDARAEIAGASSDTIRLLTVPQNGASTPQETFATPVKWTATSPDTIRDFSAACYYYARELQKTVNVPMGLVNAAWGGSRIQAWTSGDALRSTGLYNDELDVLAQYATDEVGAVGRWGDIWTRWWKARADAKPGDEPWSASYVPGKEWRTAPRELGAWERWGVADLAAFDGMVWYRTTVKLTAQQAQQEATLALGPADEVDMTWVNGTAVGSTYGAGSGREYVLPRGLLKAGENSVVVNVLDTYRDGGLSGPASVHLLRFKDGSTAPLSSPWKYRTVPGSDSPPRAPWQTAAGLSTLYNGMIAPLGRYNLRGMLWYQGESNTFEAQRYRDLLRTLRDDWRGRFGKDTPLTIVQLAGYGWPKSKPDESGWASLRESQRIVANEDAHSGLVVTIDIGDHYDIHPPNKQEVGRRLARVARHVVYGEKLPPSGPVPLSARRADDAVVVTFGDNTGDLVGQGADGPIGFELCGAQPGSCAYAEAKAWGNTVTLRAPNAHDATRVRYCWADGPVCTLFDGANLPAGPFELNLPTASSDDHAR, encoded by the coding sequence ATGGGAACCGCACGTCTCGCGCCACTGCTCGGCGCACTTTTCGCCGCCACCGCCTTAGCCGCGCCCGCAGCCGAAGGGCAGGGTACGCCGCTGCTGCACACGATGTTCCAGGACCATGCGGTGCTGCAGCGGGAACAGCCGATCCGTGTGTATGGCCGTGCCAAGGCTGGCGAGGAAGTTACCGTCGCGCTCGCCGGAAAGCGCGCGCGTGCGCGCGCCGACGCCGACGGTCGCTGGAGCGCCACGTTGCCGGCGATGAAAGCCGGCGGCCCGTACACGCTCAGTGCGAGCGCAGCGGGCACGACGCAGAACGTCAGCGACGTACTGGTCGGCGACGTGTGGCTGTGCTCGGGTCAGTCGAACATGGAACTGCAGGTATGGCGCTCGCTCGATGCGCGCGCGGAGATCGCCGGCGCCTCCAGCGACACGATCCGCCTGCTCACCGTTCCGCAGAACGGCGCGTCGACGCCGCAGGAGACCTTCGCCACGCCGGTGAAGTGGACGGCCACCAGCCCCGACACGATCCGAGACTTCTCCGCGGCCTGCTACTACTACGCGCGCGAACTGCAGAAGACCGTCAACGTGCCGATGGGCCTGGTCAATGCCGCGTGGGGCGGTTCGCGCATCCAGGCCTGGACGAGCGGCGACGCGTTGCGTTCGACCGGCCTGTACAACGACGAACTCGACGTGCTCGCGCAGTACGCGACGGATGAAGTCGGCGCAGTGGGTCGCTGGGGCGACATCTGGACGCGCTGGTGGAAGGCACGCGCTGACGCGAAGCCCGGTGACGAGCCGTGGAGCGCGTCCTACGTCCCTGGTAAGGAGTGGCGCACCGCACCGCGCGAGCTCGGCGCGTGGGAGCGCTGGGGCGTTGCCGACCTCGCGGCGTTCGACGGCATGGTCTGGTACCGCACGACGGTGAAGCTGACCGCGCAGCAGGCGCAACAGGAGGCGACGCTCGCGCTCGGCCCTGCCGACGAAGTGGACATGACGTGGGTGAACGGCACCGCCGTCGGCAGCACCTACGGCGCCGGCAGCGGTCGCGAGTACGTGCTGCCGCGCGGCCTGCTCAAGGCGGGCGAGAACAGCGTCGTCGTCAACGTGCTTGACACGTACCGCGATGGCGGCCTGTCCGGTCCGGCGTCGGTGCACCTGCTGCGCTTCAAGGACGGTTCGACCGCACCGCTGTCGAGCCCGTGGAAGTACCGCACGGTTCCCGGCAGCGATTCGCCGCCGCGCGCGCCGTGGCAGACCGCGGCGGGTCTGTCCACGCTATACAACGGCATGATCGCGCCGCTTGGCCGCTACAACCTGCGCGGCATGCTCTGGTACCAGGGCGAATCCAACACCTTCGAAGCGCAGCGATATCGCGACCTGCTGCGCACGCTGCGCGACGACTGGCGCGGCCGCTTCGGCAAGGACACGCCGCTGACCATCGTGCAGCTCGCCGGCTACGGCTGGCCGAAGTCGAAGCCCGACGAAAGCGGCTGGGCGTCGCTGCGCGAATCGCAGCGCATCGTCGCCAATGAAGATGCGCACAGCGGTCTCGTCGTCACCATCGACATCGGCGACCACTACGACATCCATCCGCCGAACAAGCAGGAAGTCGGTCGTCGCCTCGCGCGTGTCGCGCGCCATGTCGTTTACGGCGAGAAGCTTCCGCCGTCGGGTCCGGTGCCGCTGTCCGCGCGTCGTGCGGACGATGCGGTCGTGGTGACGTTCGGCGACAACACCGGCGATCTCGTCGGACAGGGCGCCGACGGCCCCATCGGTTTCGAACTGTGCGGCGCGCAGCCGGGCTCGTGCGCCTACGCCGAAGCGAAGGCATGGGGCAACACCGTCACCCTGCGTGCGCCGAATGCGCACGACGCCACACGCGTGCGCTACTGCTGGGCCGATGGTCCGGTGTGCACGCTGTTCGACGGCGCGAACCTGCCCGCCGGACCCTTCGAACTCAACCTTCCCACCGCCTCTTCCGACGACCACGCACGATGA
- a CDS encoding alpha-glucuronidase family glycosyl hydrolase has protein sequence MVLCLCTTLLPAFAAHAEDGYDLWLRYRPIAGAESTGYRAHATRLVAGDATPTQAATRAELLRGLSGLLGTEPVVAAGVDGDGTLIVGTPASSKPIAALKLKTKDLGREGYLIRSVRVDGRPATVIAANDDIGAMYGAFHYLRLLQTRAPVDALDIREAPRTQLRMLNHWDNLNRHVERGYAGESIWDWHKLPDYLDPRYTDYARANASIGINATVLNNVNASAQQLTPMYIAKAAALANVFRPYGIRVFLSARFSAPVEIGGLKTADPLDPAVRKWWADKADEIYRAIPDFGGFLVKANSEGQPGPQDYGRTHADGANMMADAVKPHGGKVIWRAFVYSHETPDDRAKQAYNEFVPLDGKFRDNVMVQVKNGAIDFQPREPFHPLFGAMPKTPLMMEFQITKEYLGFATHLAYLGPLFEETLEADTQVRGLGSTVAKVVDGSLHKYALTGMAGVANIGSDRNWSGSHFDQANWYVYGRLAWNPHLSARDIAQEWTRMTFSNDADVVQPIVGMMMGSREAVVDYMTPLGLHHLMGRSHHYGPGPWVEGGPRADWTSVYYHRATKDGIGFDRTTHGSDAVSQYAPPVARAFDDAAKTPEQFLLWFHHVPWDYTTKSGRPLWDELVHRYSQGVGYVGGMRHTWNGLRGRIDAERHAQVATFLAIQEKEAKWWRDASIAYFQTFSQRPLPEGEAPPEHPLEYYESLEFPFAPGNG, from the coding sequence ATGGTGCTGTGCCTGTGCACGACGCTGCTGCCCGCGTTCGCCGCCCACGCCGAGGACGGCTACGACCTGTGGCTGCGCTACCGCCCCATCGCGGGCGCGGAGTCCACCGGTTACCGCGCTCACGCGACCCGGCTCGTCGCCGGCGATGCCACGCCGACCCAGGCCGCGACGCGTGCAGAACTGCTGCGCGGCCTGTCCGGCCTGCTCGGCACCGAACCGGTCGTGGCAGCGGGCGTCGACGGCGATGGCACGCTCATCGTCGGGACGCCGGCCTCATCGAAGCCGATCGCTGCCCTGAAGCTGAAGACGAAGGACCTTGGCCGCGAGGGCTACCTCATCCGCAGCGTGCGCGTGGACGGACGTCCGGCCACGGTCATCGCCGCCAACGACGACATCGGTGCGATGTACGGCGCGTTCCACTACCTGCGCCTGTTGCAGACGCGCGCGCCGGTCGATGCGCTCGACATCCGTGAAGCGCCGCGCACGCAGCTGCGCATGCTCAACCACTGGGACAACCTCAATCGCCACGTCGAACGCGGATACGCCGGCGAATCGATCTGGGACTGGCACAAGCTGCCCGACTATCTCGACCCGCGTTATACCGACTACGCCCGTGCCAACGCGTCCATCGGCATCAATGCGACCGTGCTCAACAATGTCAATGCGAGCGCGCAGCAGCTGACGCCGATGTACATCGCCAAGGCGGCGGCACTGGCGAACGTGTTCCGTCCCTACGGCATCCGCGTGTTCCTGAGCGCGCGCTTCAGCGCGCCGGTGGAGATCGGCGGGCTCAAGACGGCGGACCCGCTCGATCCTGCCGTGCGCAAGTGGTGGGCCGACAAGGCCGACGAGATCTACCGCGCGATCCCCGACTTCGGCGGCTTCCTGGTCAAGGCCAACTCCGAAGGCCAGCCGGGTCCGCAGGACTACGGCCGCACCCACGCCGATGGCGCCAACATGATGGCCGACGCCGTGAAGCCGCACGGCGGAAAGGTCATCTGGCGCGCGTTCGTGTACTCGCACGAAACGCCGGACGACCGCGCCAAGCAGGCATACAACGAGTTCGTGCCGCTCGACGGCAAGTTCCGCGACAACGTGATGGTGCAGGTGAAGAACGGCGCCATCGACTTCCAGCCACGCGAACCGTTCCATCCGCTGTTCGGCGCGATGCCGAAGACACCGCTGATGATGGAATTCCAGATCACCAAGGAGTACCTCGGCTTCGCCACGCACCTGGCGTACCTTGGCCCGCTGTTCGAGGAAACGCTGGAAGCCGACACGCAGGTGCGCGGCCTGGGCTCGACGGTGGCGAAGGTCGTCGACGGCTCGCTGCACAAGTACGCACTGACAGGCATGGCCGGCGTCGCCAACATCGGCAGCGACCGCAACTGGAGCGGCTCCCATTTCGACCAGGCCAACTGGTACGTGTACGGCAGGCTCGCATGGAATCCGCACCTGTCGGCCCGCGACATCGCGCAGGAATGGACGCGGATGACGTTCTCCAACGACGCCGACGTCGTGCAGCCCATCGTCGGCATGATGATGGGATCGCGCGAGGCGGTCGTGGATTACATGACGCCGCTCGGCCTGCATCACCTGATGGGCCGCAGTCACCATTACGGTCCCGGCCCGTGGGTCGAAGGCGGCCCGCGCGCGGATTGGACCTCGGTGTACTACCACCGCGCGACGAAGGACGGCATCGGCTTCGATCGCACCACGCATGGCAGCGATGCGGTGTCGCAGTACGCGCCACCGGTCGCGCGCGCGTTCGACGACGCGGCGAAGACGCCGGAGCAGTTCCTGTTGTGGTTCCACCACGTCCCGTGGGACTACACGACGAAGTCCGGTCGCCCGCTGTGGGACGAACTGGTGCATCGCTATTCGCAAGGCGTCGGCTACGTCGGCGGCATGCGACATACCTGGAACGGTCTGCGCGGTCGCATCGACGCCGAGCGCCACGCACAGGTCGCCACATTCCTCGCGATCCAGGAGAAGGAAGCGAAGTGGTGGCGCGACGCAAGCATCGCCTACTTCCAGACGTTTTCGCAGCGTCCGCTGCCGGAAGGCGAAGCGCCGCCGGAGCATCCGCTCGAATACTACGAATCCCTCGAATTTCCGTTCGCCCCGGGGAATGGCTGA
- a CDS encoding LacI family DNA-binding transcriptional regulator — MEKTRKSIRRKGHAVTIDEVAALANVSPMTVSRVVNGQGKVRDTTRERVMRAVKELDYTPNLAASSLAAAQHTRIALIYTNPSSAYLRELLVGALRGAARTAAQLMIDSWDNYNAEAQRNAARALGKSVAGAILPPPLCESKAVVSELVAAGIPVVAIASGRFSQEISSVRIDDFRASQEITAHLISLGHTRIGYIKGHPNQTASARRYEGFQAAHSQAGIEVDHSLVQQGYFTYRSGLEAAEKLLAHKKPPTAIFASNDDMAAAVVSVAHRRGLDVPRDLSVVGFDDTSAATTVWPELSTIHQPIAAMADSAVDILLRNIRRKDKSTRVVVDHVIAHQLVTRDSVAPPARRGG; from the coding sequence TTGGAGAAGACCAGGAAATCCATTCGCCGCAAGGGACACGCCGTCACCATCGACGAAGTGGCCGCGCTGGCGAACGTTTCGCCGATGACGGTGTCCCGCGTCGTCAATGGCCAGGGCAAGGTCCGCGACACCACGCGCGAACGCGTGATGCGCGCGGTGAAGGAGCTGGACTACACGCCCAACCTCGCCGCCAGTTCGCTCGCCGCGGCGCAGCACACGCGCATCGCGCTGATCTACACCAACCCCAGCTCGGCCTATCTGCGTGAGTTGCTGGTCGGCGCACTGCGCGGCGCGGCGCGCACGGCGGCGCAACTGATGATCGACAGCTGGGACAACTACAACGCCGAAGCGCAGCGCAACGCCGCGCGCGCCCTTGGCAAGAGCGTGGCCGGCGCGATCCTGCCGCCGCCGCTGTGCGAATCCAAGGCGGTGGTGTCGGAGCTGGTGGCGGCCGGCATCCCGGTAGTCGCGATCGCATCGGGCCGCTTCAGCCAGGAAATCTCCAGCGTGCGCATTGACGATTTCCGCGCCAGCCAGGAGATCACCGCGCACCTGATCTCGCTCGGCCACACGCGCATCGGCTACATCAAGGGCCATCCGAACCAGACCGCCAGCGCGCGCCGTTACGAAGGGTTCCAGGCCGCGCACTCGCAGGCCGGGATCGAGGTCGACCATTCGCTGGTGCAGCAGGGTTACTTCACCTACCGCTCGGGCCTCGAAGCCGCGGAGAAACTGCTCGCGCACAAGAAGCCGCCGACCGCGATCTTCGCCAGCAACGACGACATGGCCGCGGCTGTTGTATCGGTCGCGCACCGGCGCGGACTGGATGTGCCGCGCGACCTGTCGGTGGTCGGATTCGACGATACGTCCGCCGCGACCACCGTGTGGCCGGAGCTCAGCACGATCCACCAGCCGATCGCCGCGATGGCGGACTCGGCCGTCGACATCCTGCTGCGCAACATCCGCCGCAAGGACAAGAGCACGCGCGTGGTCGTCGACCACGTCATCGCGCATCAGCTGGTCACGCGCGATTCGGTCGCACCTCCGGCCAGGCGCGGCGGATGA
- a CDS encoding sugar porter family MFS transporter, which produces MNSAMLESATSANNAENTRFIILVSCVATIGGFLFGFDSGVINGTVDGLQQAFQSTKAGLGFEVASMLLGCAIGAFFAGRLADRWGRRSVLIISAVLFLISALGSGAASSSTMFVIARVIGGFAVGAASVMSPAYIAEVASARYRGRLATVQQIAIIGGLFSAFLSNYLLAKTAGASTQPLWMGHEAWRWMFWMMAIPSALFLVLLLIIPESPRYLVVKKRKADALAVLTRLYGATEAQTKLTEIDASLSSDHHRPQLSDLVNKATGKIRPIVWIGIGLATFQQLVGINVVFYYGAVLWQAVGFSESDALLINVLSGALSIGACLVTVLLIDRIGRKPLLWIGSVGMAVSLALMTFAFATASLDAGGKLVLSDGMGTLALVAANVYVIFFNASWGPVMWVMLGEMFPNQIRGSGLAVAGAAQWTSNFAITVTFPILLAGIGLAGAYGIYTVAAIVSVFFVLKYVYETKGKELEQMEG; this is translated from the coding sequence ATGAACAGCGCCATGCTCGAAAGTGCCACGTCCGCGAACAACGCGGAGAACACCCGTTTCATCATCCTGGTCAGTTGCGTCGCCACCATCGGTGGCTTCCTGTTCGGTTTCGACAGTGGCGTCATCAACGGCACCGTCGACGGCCTGCAGCAGGCGTTCCAGTCGACCAAGGCCGGCCTCGGCTTCGAAGTCGCTTCCATGCTGCTGGGCTGTGCGATCGGCGCGTTCTTCGCCGGCCGTCTGGCCGACCGCTGGGGCAGACGCTCGGTGCTGATCATCTCGGCCGTGTTGTTCCTGATCTCCGCGCTCGGCTCGGGTGCGGCGAGCAGTTCGACGATGTTCGTCATCGCGCGCGTGATCGGCGGCTTCGCCGTCGGCGCGGCGAGCGTGATGTCGCCGGCCTACATCGCCGAAGTCGCCTCCGCGCGCTATCGCGGACGGCTGGCGACGGTGCAGCAGATCGCCATCATCGGCGGCCTGTTCAGCGCATTCCTCAGCAATTACCTGTTGGCCAAGACCGCCGGTGCGTCCACGCAACCGCTGTGGATGGGCCATGAAGCGTGGCGCTGGATGTTCTGGATGATGGCCATTCCGTCGGCACTGTTCCTGGTGCTGCTGCTGATCATCCCGGAAAGCCCGCGCTACCTGGTCGTGAAGAAGCGCAAGGCTGACGCGCTGGCGGTGCTCACGCGCCTGTACGGCGCAACGGAAGCGCAGACCAAGCTCACCGAGATCGATGCGTCGCTGTCCTCGGACCACCACCGTCCGCAGCTGTCGGACCTGGTCAACAAGGCGACCGGCAAGATCCGCCCGATCGTGTGGATCGGCATCGGCCTGGCGACGTTCCAGCAGCTGGTCGGCATCAACGTCGTGTTCTATTACGGCGCGGTGCTGTGGCAGGCGGTCGGTTTCTCCGAAAGCGACGCGCTGCTGATCAACGTACTGTCCGGTGCGCTGAGCATCGGCGCGTGCCTGGTGACGGTGCTGCTGATCGACCGCATCGGCCGCAAGCCGCTGCTGTGGATCGGCTCGGTCGGCATGGCCGTGTCGCTGGCGCTGATGACGTTCGCTTTCGCCACCGCATCGCTGGACGCGGGCGGCAAGCTGGTGCTGTCCGACGGCATGGGCACGCTGGCGCTGGTCGCGGCCAACGTCTACGTGATCTTCTTCAACGCCTCGTGGGGCCCGGTGATGTGGGTCATGCTCGGCGAGATGTTCCCGAACCAGATCCGCGGCTCGGGCCTGGCTGTCGCCGGCGCCGCGCAGTGGACCAGCAACTTCGCCATCACCGTGACCTTCCCGATCCTGCTGGCCGGTATCGGCCTGGCGGGCGCCTACGGCATCTACACCGTGGCCGCGATCGTGTCGGTGTTCTTTGTCCTCAAGTACGTCTACGAGACCAAGGGCAAGGAACTGGAGCAGATGGAAGGCTGA
- the xylA gene encoding xylose isomerase, which translates to MSKHFIGAKEYFPGIGRIPFEGRDSDNPLAFKVYDADKKVGGKTMAEHLKFAVCYWHTFTNAGHDPFGPGTRRFPWEGATPMQTAENKVDAAFEFITKLGVPYYCFHDVDLAPDAEDIGQYEKNLKHMVALAKERQNATGVKLLWGTANLFSHPRYMNGASTNPDFNVVARAAVQVKAAIDATVELGGEHYVFWGGREGYASLVNTDMKRELDHFARFLTMARDYGRSIGFKGYYLIEPKPMEPMKHQYDFDSATVAGFLQQHGLEKDFKLNIEANHATLSGHTFEHDLQVASDHGLLGSIDANRGNPQNGWDTDQFPTDLYDTVGAMMVVLRQGGLVGGLNFDAKARRESTDMEDLFIAHIGGMDAFARGLEVAHSLLTASPWEQWRKERYASFDGGAGLDFAKGKLGLADLHALALKNGEPAQVSGKQERYENLFNQHLLR; encoded by the coding sequence ATGAGCAAGCACTTCATCGGCGCCAAGGAATACTTCCCCGGCATTGGCCGCATCCCGTTCGAGGGACGCGATTCCGACAACCCGCTGGCCTTCAAGGTCTACGACGCCGACAAGAAGGTCGGCGGCAAGACGATGGCCGAGCACCTGAAATTCGCGGTGTGCTACTGGCACACCTTCACCAACGCCGGCCACGATCCGTTCGGCCCGGGCACGCGCAGGTTCCCGTGGGAAGGCGCGACGCCGATGCAGACGGCGGAGAACAAGGTCGACGCCGCGTTCGAGTTCATCACCAAGCTTGGCGTGCCGTACTACTGCTTCCACGATGTCGACCTGGCGCCGGATGCCGAGGACATCGGCCAGTACGAGAAGAACCTCAAGCACATGGTCGCGCTCGCCAAGGAGCGCCAGAACGCCACCGGCGTGAAGCTGCTGTGGGGCACGGCCAACCTGTTCTCGCATCCGCGCTACATGAACGGTGCGTCGACCAACCCGGACTTCAACGTCGTCGCGCGCGCCGCGGTGCAGGTGAAGGCCGCGATCGACGCGACCGTCGAACTGGGCGGCGAGCACTACGTGTTCTGGGGCGGCCGCGAAGGCTACGCCAGCCTCGTCAACACCGACATGAAGCGTGAGCTGGACCATTTCGCCCGCTTCCTGACGATGGCGCGCGACTACGGCCGCAGCATCGGCTTCAAGGGCTACTACCTCATCGAGCCCAAGCCGATGGAGCCGATGAAGCACCAGTACGACTTCGACAGCGCCACCGTCGCCGGCTTCCTGCAGCAGCACGGCCTCGAGAAGGACTTCAAGCTCAACATCGAAGCCAACCACGCCACGCTGTCGGGCCACACCTTCGAGCACGACCTGCAGGTCGCGTCCGACCACGGCCTGCTCGGCAGCATCGACGCCAACCGCGGCAATCCGCAGAACGGCTGGGACACCGACCAGTTCCCGACCGACCTGTACGACACCGTCGGCGCGATGATGGTCGTGCTGCGCCAGGGCGGCCTCGTCGGCGGCCTTAACTTCGACGCCAAGGCGCGTCGCGAGTCGACCGACATGGAAGACCTGTTCATCGCCCACATCGGCGGCATGGACGCGTTCGCGCGCGGACTGGAAGTCGCCCACTCGCTGCTCACCGCCTCGCCGTGGGAACAGTGGCGCAAGGAACGCTACGCCAGCTTCGACGGCGGCGCGGGCCTGGACTTCGCCAAGGGCAAGCTCGGCCTGGCCGACCTGCACGCGCTGGCGCTCAAGAACGGCGAGCCGGCGCAGGTCAGCGGCAAGCAGGAGCGTTACGAAAACCTATTCAATCAGCATCTGCTGCGCTGA